The Penaeus chinensis breed Huanghai No. 1 chromosome 16, ASM1920278v2, whole genome shotgun sequence genome window below encodes:
- the LOC125033442 gene encoding uncharacterized protein LOC125033442 (The sequence of the model RefSeq protein was modified relative to this genomic sequence to represent the inferred CDS: added 15 bases not found in genome assembly): MKGCRFTETLEAHLKAWRVLLLLVGAATILEGAAGAGADASGRVVVSFQTADQEQFQFGRPGEAVFGAYSWTSPEGYQLVFRYVADSSGFRVMGDAVPVDSEGVAANGEQVNPVTPNDGFVLS, encoded by the exons TTTACGGAAACACTGGAGGCGCATTTGAAAGCCTGGCGAGTTCTCTTGCTGTTAGTAGGAGCAGCGACGATTCTCGAGggagcagcaggagcaggagcagacgCCAGCGGGAGGGTCGTCGTGTCCTTCCAGACGGCTGATCAGGAGCAGTTCCAGTTCGGGCGTCCGGGAGAGGCGGTGTTCGGGGCCTATAG CTGGACGAGCCCCGAAGGATACCAGCTCGTATTCCGATATGTGGCCGATTCCTCCGGCTTCCGCGTGATGGGCGACGCCGTTCCGGTAGATTCCGAGGGCGTAGCGGCCAACGGCGAGCAGGTGAACCCAGTCACCCCGAACGACGGCTTCGTGCTAAGTTGA
- the LOC125033441 gene encoding uncharacterized protein LOC125033441 — translation MRNGTLGSPERLKMTAIFLLLLLGHSTISHQEEPADPIAAEEEEVLEGPEELRFHGLNILGRDLDVQMSDPSERELKNLAKPAAREAPGLTLEQLKEKYREKLEELERRQQQKRYNRDEL, via the exons ATGCGGAACGGAACGCTTGGCAGCCCTGAGAGATTAAAAATGACGGCCATCTTTCTGCTTCTGTTACTCGGTCATTCAACCATCAGCCATCAAGAGGAG CCGGCTGATCCCATcgccgcggaggaggaggaggtgctcgAAGGGCCCGAGGAACTCCGCTTCCACGGCCTCAACATCCTGGGCAGGGACCTAGACGTGCAGATGAGCGACCCCTCTGAGCGCGAACTGAAGAACTTGGCCAAACCAGCGGCTCGGGAGGCGCCGGGGCTGACGCTGGAGCAG CTGAAGGAGAAGTACAGGGAAAAACTCGAAGAACTGGAGAGGAGGCAACAGCAGAAGAGATACAACAGAGATGAATtgtga